The window AGGAGGTGCACCAGCGCCGGATCGCCGCGCCACCGGAGGCGGTCTGGGCCGCCCTCACCGCGATCACGCTGGGCGACCTGACGCTGACCCGGGCCCTGGTGCGGGTCCGCCAGCTCGGTGTGGACCCGGACCGTCCGGACCGCCCGCTCTTCGAGGCCGGTCCGGTGGCCGTGCTGCACGTCGAGCCCGGTGCCTACGCGGTCGGGGGCGCCGTGGCGCAGCCGTGGCGGCTGCACCCACCGCGTCACCCGATCGCGTCCCTGCGCGACCTCGAGGCCTTCGCCGCGCCGGGCTGGGCGAAGTACCTCACTGACTGGGAGCTGCTCCCGGACCGCCGCGGCACGCTCCTGCGCACGACGACCCGGGTCGTCTGCACCGATCGGTGGTCCCGGCGAGCCTTCCGTTGCTACTGGCTGCTCATCCGGGCCGGCTCCGGGCTGATCCGCCGCGACATCCTGCGGTCGACCGCGCGCGCCGCGACAAGGCAGCCGAAGGAGGAGAACCGCTGATGCACCCGTTCCGTCGCGCCGTCGAGGCCCGCGACCCCAACGCGCTGATCGCCGTGCTCGCCGAGGACGTCGTCTTCCGCAGCCCCGTCGTCTTCCGGCCCTATGTCGGGCGCGACACCGTCGCGCCGATCCTGCGGGCGGCCATCGAGGTGTTCGAGGACTTCCGCTACGTGCAGGAGATCGGCGCCCCGGACGGCACTGACCACGCGCTGGTCTTCCGGGCCACGGTCGCCGGCTGCCAGCTCGAGGGCACCGACCTGCTGCGCACCGGCGCCGACGGCACCGTCGTCGAGCTCGCGGTCCTGGTGCGGCCAATGACCGCGGTGGTCGCCCTCGCCGAATCGATGCGGGCCCGGCTGGCAGCCAGGGCGGGAAGCTCGGTGGAGGCCGGGTAGCGGTGCGCAGACGCGACCCACCATGCTGAGCGGGTGTCGCCGTTCCGCAAGCTGGTCGCGCTGCTGACGCTGTTCGTCGTCGCGGTGCTCATGTACCTGCTGCTGGCTGCTGCGGCCGGTGCCGGCGACATCGGTGCCGTGGAGCTGCTGGTCTGGTTCGTGCTGCTCCTCGTCGCGGAGATGGGCGTGATGTACGCCCTCGGCAGGGCCTTCGCGCGCAGGGACCGCCGCCGGGCCGCGCGCAGCCGGGCCGACCAGGACTGAGGCTCAGGCCTCGGTCGCCTCCTCGAGCGGGGCGACCGCATCGCTGCTGCCGACCACCAGGGCCTACGTCGCGCCGGCGATCAGCGCGCCGGCCAACGGCGCGAGGATGAACAGCCACAGCGGGGCGATCGCGTCGCCGCCGGCGAACAAGGCGCCGCGCTATGGAGAACCCCTACGCCATCGCGAGCCCGACCGTCACGGCCGGGTCGAAGTGACCGCCCGACACGTGACCGACGGCCGAGCCGCAGCCGCCGAAGACCAGCCAGAAGGTGCCGAGGAACTCCGTGCCCAGACGGCGCGCGGTCGCGGGAGTGGCGGGAGAGGTGCGGGCGTGCTCAGGCATGAGCGGTCGGTCCGTTCCGCGGTCGAGTCAGGTCGTCCGCCTCGGGGGCGGCTGGTTGGCCCGCTCGCCGCGGGCCGCCTTCTCCGCCGTCTCCTGGACGCGCCTCGCGCGGGTCTCCGGCCGCTTGGCCGTGACGATCCACGCAAGGATGCCGCGCCTGGCCGACGGCGGGAAGGTCTCCCAGGTCGCGGCAGACCCGGGGTGGGCGCGGAAGGCCTTCGCCAGGTCGAGCGGCACGACGAGGTCCTCCACGTCGTCGAGCAGGTTCCAGGTGCCGTTGGTCTTGGCCGTGTCGATCGCCGCCTGCCCGGCCGGTGCCATCCGGCCCTCGGCGAGCAGCCGCTCGACCCGGGTCTTGTTGGACCGGGACCAGCCGCTGGTGGGCCTGCGGGGGGAGTACCACTGTGCGGCGCGCTCGTCGTCGAGCGTGCGCGCTTTGCTGTCGATCCAGCCGAACGCCAGGGCCGCGCTGACCGCGTCGTCGTAGGGAACCTGTGGCGGCTTGCCGGTGCGAGACCGCCAGGACACCAGCCAGACGCCTGAGCTCGACCCGTGGTGCTGCTCGAGCCACCGGCGCCACTCGGCCACGGACGTGGGCTGGACGTGGTCGTCGCTCATGTCGCTGCCGCGCCGACCACCTCGGGCTCCTCGGCCGGTGCCTTGCGAGGGAGCGGGAACGGCCACCACACCGGGTCGTCGATGTCGTGGACCAGCGCCGGCACCAGGAGGGACCGGACGACGAGCGTGTCGAGCAGCACGCCGAACGCGACCGCGAACCCGAGCTCGGCGAAGGGGACGAGCGGCAACACGCCCAGGGCCGAGAAGGTCGCGGCCAGCACCACACCCGCCGACGTGATGACGCCGCCGGTGACTGCGAGTCCCTTCAGCGTCCCGCCCCGGGTCCCATGAACCTGCGCCTCCTCGCGCACCCGGGTCATCAGGAAGATGTTGTAGTCGATGCCGAGGGCGACCAGGAACACGAACGCGAACAACGGGAACGACGGGTCGGTGCCGGCGAAGCCGAAGACGCGGTCGAAGACGACCGCGCACACCCCGAGCGTGGCGAAGAAGGACAGCACCACGGTGGCCACGAGCAGCAGCGGGGCGACGAGGGCCCGCAGCAGCAGGGCGAGCACCAGGAAGATCATCACCAGGATCGCCGGGATGATGACGCGGGTGTCGCGGGCCGACTCCTGCTCGATGTCGTAGACGACCGCGGTGCCGCCGCCGACGAGGACGTCGGTGCTGACCTCGTCGACCGCCTCGCGCAGGCGGAGCACGGTCTGCTCGGCCTCGGGGCTGTCGGAGGGCACGGTGAGCACAGCCTCGACCTGGACCTGGCCGTCGACCACCTTCGGCGGACCACCGGGCTCGGTCTGCCCGGTCGCCGACGCCGGCCCGGTGGTGGTGAGCTCGGCGGAGGCGATGCCCGGGGTGTCGCGCACGACCTCGAGCAGGCGGTCGGCATCGGCCTCCTTGCCGATGACGCTGACCGGCACGCCGCTGCCCGCCGGGTAGTGGTCCGCCAGCACGTCCTGGCCGACGACGGAGTCGACCTCGGTGGTGAACTGCTCGGCGGTCGTCAGCCCGTCGGCGTTCAGCTGGGTGGAGAAGAGGGCGAGGCCGGCCAGCACGGCCGCGGTGACGGCCCAGACCAGCCGGGCCCGGCGCCCGACCAGGGCGGCGACCCGCCCCCAGAGACCCTGCTCGTGGCCGGCGACGTTGTCGTGGCGCGGCACGAACGGCCAGAACCAGTAGCGTCCCGCGAGCATCAGGAGAGCGGGCAGGAAGACGGTCATGGAGACGACCGCGCAGGCGATGCCGATGGCGCCCACCGGACCGAGAGACTTGTTGCTGTTGAGGTCGGAGAGCAGCAGGCAGAGCAGGCCGAGGATGACGGTCGCACCCGACGCCGCGATCGGCGGGAAGGCGCCGCGCAGCGCCTTGCGCATCGAGACCGACCACGAGTCCTCGACGTGCAGCTCCTCCTTGAAGCGGCTGATGAGCAGCAGCGCGTAGTCGGTGCTCGCGCCCAGCACCAGGACGGAGAGGATGCCCTGGCTCTGCCCGTCGACGGTGAGCACACCGCCCTTCGCCAGCAGGTAGACGACCGCCTGGGCGAGCGTCAGCGCGAGGCCGGCCGACAACAGCACCGGGACGAACACCGGGCTGCGGTAGATCAGCAGCAGGATGACCAGGATGACGCCGACGGTGGTGAAGAGCAGCTTGCCGTCGATGCCCTCGAAGGCCGCGGCGAAGTCGGCGAACTGCCCGCCGGGCCCGGTCACGTAGGACGGCAGCCCCTCGACGGTGGCTGCCTCGGTGACGTCCTCGACGATGCCGGGGAGCCGCTCGAAGGCGGAGTTGTCACCCGGCAGGGGCACCACGACCTGCACCGCCTGGCCGTCCTCGCTCGGGATGGGTGGCGACGCCGGGCCGCTCACGCCGTCCAGCGCGTCGATGCGGGTCACCGCTTCGGTGACCGCGGCCAGGTCGTCGTCGGTGATGCCGCTCTTGCGCTCCCAGACGATCAGCGCCGGGATGTCCTGCGAGCCGGCGAACCGCGTCTCCAGCTCCAGGGACTTCGTCGACTCGGCGGAGTCGGGGAGGAACGCGGCCTGGTCGTTCTCGATGACGGTGCTGAGCTTGCCGCCCAGCGTGCCGGCCACCGGGAGCACCACGAACAGGCTGACGACCAACACCGCCGCGGGCAACAGTGCTCGTCTCCAGTGGATGCCCCGCCGGGTGCTCGTCCCCGAGTCGTCCTGCGCCATCGTTCCGCCCTTCTCGCGTCCTGCCGTCCGCCCTGCCATGACTACCGGCTGGTCTGACCCGGCGGACGCCCTCGCTTCATCGGTCGGGGCACCGCCGGCGCCGCCAGCAGGCGCATGAGTCTGCCGTGGCACAGTGACAGGCGTGCTGCGGGTCGCCGTCGTCGGAGCCGGGCCGGCCGGGGTCTACGCGACGGAGGCCCTGCTGCGGTACGCCGACGACGTACTCGTGGACGTCCTCGACGGGCTGCCCGCGCCGTACGGCCTGGTCCGGTACGGCGTCGCCCCCGACCACCCGCGCACCCAGTCGATCGCCGACGCCCTCGGCGCCGTGCTGTCCCGGCCCGGAGCTCGTTTCCTCGGCAACGTCCACATCGGCGCCGACCTGACGCCCGAGGAGCTGCGGGCACACTACGACGCGGTGCTCGTCGCGACCGGTGCGGCGGCGGACCGGCGGATGGAGGTGCCGGGGGAGGACCTGCCCGGCTGCATCTCGGCGACCGAGCTGGTCGCCTGGTACAACGGCCACCCCGACGTCGCGCCGGACCGGTTCCGGCTCGATGCGGAGACGGTGGTCGTCGTCGGGGCGGGCAACGTGGCCGGCGACGTCGCGCGGATGCTGGCCCGCACGCCGGACGAGCTGCGGGCGACCGACGTGCCCGAGCGGGTGCTGGCGACCTTCGCCGCGAGTGCGGTCCGCGACGTGCACCTGGTGGCCCGGCGCGGCCCGGTGCAGGCAAGGTTCACCACCCGTGAGCTGCGCGAGCTCGGCGAGCTCGGCGGCGCCGACGTCCTGGTCGACCCGGCCGACCTCGAGCCCGACGACCTGAGCCGCGAGCAGCTCGTCACCAGCCCCGCGGCGCGGCGCAACCTCGAGGTCTTGCAGGGCTGGGCGCGGCGACCGGCCGCCGGTCGGGCCCGCCGGGTGCAGCTGCGCTTCCACACCGCCCCGGTCGCAGTGCTGGGGGCCGCTGCCGTGCCCCGGGTGACCGGCATCCGGCTGGAGCGCACCCGGGTCGAGCCCGACGGGTCACCCGTCGGGACCGGCGAGACGCTCGACATCGCCGCGCAGCTGGTGGTGCGTGCCGTCGGCTACCGCAGCCTGCCGCTGCCCGGACTGCCGTTCGACACGGTGGCGGGGGTCGTGCCCAACGAGGAGGGGCGGGTCGTCGGCGAGGGTGGCGCCGTCACCGGCTGGTACGTCGCCGGGTGGGCCAAGCGCGGTCCGTCCGGGGTGATCGGCACCAACAAGCACGATGCCCGCGAGACTGTGCGGACGCTGCTGGCCGACCTGCCCGCCTTGCCCGCGGCCGCGGAGCCGGACCCGGCCGCGATCGACGCCCTGCTGGCCCGTCGCGGCGTGCAGGTCGTTGACTGGGCCGGCTGGTGCGCGGTCGACGCGGCCGAGCGGGCGGCCGGCGCGGCCCAGGGACGGACGCGCGCCAAGGTCGCCGACCGCGCCGAGCTGCTCCGGCTCGCGTCGCACCGCTGAGC is drawn from Actinomycetes bacterium and contains these coding sequences:
- a CDS encoding nuclear transport factor 2 family protein: MHPFRRAVEARDPNALIAVLAEDVVFRSPVVFRPYVGRDTVAPILRAAIEVFEDFRYVQEIGAPDGTDHALVFRATVAGCQLEGTDLLRTGADGTVVELAVLVRPMTAVVALAESMRARLAARAGSSVEAG
- a CDS encoding YdeI/OmpD-associated family protein; its protein translation is MSDDHVQPTSVAEWRRWLEQHHGSSSGVWLVSWRSRTGKPPQVPYDDAVSAALAFGWIDSKARTLDDERAAQWYSPRRPTSGWSRSNKTRVERLLAEGRMAPAGQAAIDTAKTNGTWNLLDDVEDLVVPLDLAKAFRAHPGSAATWETFPPSARRGILAWIVTAKRPETRARRVQETAEKAARGERANQPPPRRTT
- a CDS encoding MMPL family transporter; protein product: MAQDDSGTSTRRGIHWRRALLPAAVLVVSLFVVLPVAGTLGGKLSTVIENDQAAFLPDSAESTKSLELETRFAGSQDIPALIVWERKSGITDDDLAAVTEAVTRIDALDGVSGPASPPIPSEDGQAVQVVVPLPGDNSAFERLPGIVEDVTEAATVEGLPSYVTGPGGQFADFAAAFEGIDGKLLFTTVGVILVILLLIYRSPVFVPVLLSAGLALTLAQAVVYLLAKGGVLTVDGQSQGILSVLVLGASTDYALLLISRFKEELHVEDSWSVSMRKALRGAFPPIAASGATVILGLLCLLLSDLNSNKSLGPVGAIGIACAVVSMTVFLPALLMLAGRYWFWPFVPRHDNVAGHEQGLWGRVAALVGRRARLVWAVTAAVLAGLALFSTQLNADGLTTAEQFTTEVDSVVGQDVLADHYPAGSGVPVSVIGKEADADRLLEVVRDTPGIASAELTTTGPASATGQTEPGGPPKVVDGQVQVEAVLTVPSDSPEAEQTVLRLREAVDEVSTDVLVGGGTAVVYDIEQESARDTRVIIPAILVMIFLVLALLLRALVAPLLLVATVVLSFFATLGVCAVVFDRVFGFAGTDPSFPLFAFVFLVALGIDYNIFLMTRVREEAQVHGTRGGTLKGLAVTGGVITSAGVVLAATFSALGVLPLVPFAELGFAVAFGVLLDTLVVRSLLVPALVHDIDDPVWWPFPLPRKAPAEEPEVVGAAAT
- a CDS encoding FAD-dependent oxidoreductase, giving the protein MLRVAVVGAGPAGVYATEALLRYADDVLVDVLDGLPAPYGLVRYGVAPDHPRTQSIADALGAVLSRPGARFLGNVHIGADLTPEELRAHYDAVLVATGAAADRRMEVPGEDLPGCISATELVAWYNGHPDVAPDRFRLDAETVVVVGAGNVAGDVARMLARTPDELRATDVPERVLATFAASAVRDVHLVARRGPVQARFTTRELRELGELGGADVLVDPADLEPDDLSREQLVTSPAARRNLEVLQGWARRPAAGRARRVQLRFHTAPVAVLGAAAVPRVTGIRLERTRVEPDGSPVGTGETLDIAAQLVVRAVGYRSLPLPGLPFDTVAGVVPNEEGRVVGEGGAVTGWYVAGWAKRGPSGVIGTNKHDARETVRTLLADLPALPAAAEPDPAAIDALLARRGVQVVDWAGWCAVDAAERAAGAAQGRTRAKVADRAELLRLASHR